In Mycolicibacterium nivoides, the DNA window CGCTGGCGCGCGCCAAGGACACCCTGGCGCTGATCGAAGCGGTCGACCACCCCAACGTCAAGATGATGCTCGACCTCTATCACGCCCAGATCGGTGAGGGAAACCTCGTCGACCTGGTGCGCCGGGCCGGGTCGGCGATCGGCGAGATCCAGGTGGCCGACGTGCCGGGGCGTTGTGAGCCGGGGACGGGTGAGATTTACTATCCCGCCATAGCAAAGGCGTTGCGCGACAGCGGCTACACCGGGACCGTCGGCATGGAGGCCTACGCCTCCGGTGACAGCGTCGCGGCGCTGGAAGCCTTCCGAGCCGCGTTCTCTTGATGCCCCACTGAGCATTGCGAGCGTGCCCGTTTCGGCGATGCGCCGCATTCCATGGTCCGCCGTGCGCACAATGGCGGAATGTCCGAGGCATCCTTTCCGCACGGCGACTGGGGACGTGACGACGTCTCGCCGATGTTCAAGCCGGTGTTCGCGTTCGCCGCATCCCCATTCGGCTCCAAGGTGATCCGCGCGATCGTGCCACTCGACAGGCGGGTGGTCGACCGCACGAAGGGTCGCTTCTCGTTGTTCGGACCGCTGTCGATGCCCGAACTGCTGTTGACCACGACCGGTCGAAAGTCCGGCCGGCCACGCACCTCCGTGCTCAGCTATGTCCACCAGGGCGACCGCCTACTGGTGATGGGCAGCAACTTCGGCCAGCAGCACCATCCGTCGTGGTCGAGCAATCTCGTCGCCGAACCACAGGCTTCGATATCGATGGCAGGCCAGGACATCCCCATCGTCGCGACCGTGCTCTCCGGCGCCGAGCGCGACGCGGCCCTGCAGCGCTTTCTCGCCTACCCGATGTACCGGGCCTACCAGACGCGCACCGACCGGGACATGCGGGTTTTCGCGCTGACGCGCAGATAGCACGGCGCCCCGCCTGCCGGTGGCCGACGGGGCGCTGAGGCGGAAACTACCGGCGGAGCTCGTGGCTGAGCGCCTCAAGCTCGTTGCCGCCGGCCATCTCCTGGGTCAGGGTTTCCAGGGAGATCTCGTCGTAGGTGCAGTCCAACTTCTGCCGCCCGCGATTCAGCAGCACGAAATGGTCACCGACC includes these proteins:
- a CDS encoding nitroreductase family deazaflavin-dependent oxidoreductase, producing MSEASFPHGDWGRDDVSPMFKPVFAFAASPFGSKVIRAIVPLDRRVVDRTKGRFSLFGPLSMPELLLTTTGRKSGRPRTSVLSYVHQGDRLLVMGSNFGQQHHPSWSSNLVAEPQASISMAGQDIPIVATVLSGAERDAALQRFLAYPMYRAYQTRTDRDMRVFALTRR